The Clostridium sporogenes genome contains a region encoding:
- a CDS encoding M20 metallopeptidase family protein encodes MGEINFLKEALDIKNEVIKLRRDFHKHPELDYDLFRTCEKVKEFLRNEDIEFYDTAGTGVCAIIRGRGSKTVAIRGDMDALPLQEKNICDYSSKMEGKMHACGHDAHTAILLGTAKVLNSIKDKLNGNIKLLFEPAEETTGGARIMIKEGVLKEPEVDAIIGLHMEEKIETGKIGLRRGVVNAASNPFTIKIKGKGSHGARPNNSVDPIIIASNVVVALQNIVSRELPPTDPGVLTIGTIHGGTAQNIIPEEVVLSGIIRVMKTEHREYVKKRLVEIVDGICKAMRGECEIDIEESYPCLYNNDEMLNSFINSAKGVIGEDKIEMLEEPSMGVESFAYFSMEKPSIFYYLGCRNEEKGIVHPAHSSLFDVDEDSLPLGVALHCRAAFDILNS; translated from the coding sequence ATGGGAGAGATAAATTTTTTAAAGGAAGCTTTAGATATAAAAAATGAAGTTATAAAATTAAGAAGAGATTTTCATAAACATCCAGAATTAGATTATGATCTTTTTAGAACCTGTGAAAAAGTGAAAGAATTTTTAAGAAACGAAGATATAGAATTTTATGACACAGCAGGTACAGGAGTTTGTGCCATAATAAGAGGGAGGGGATCTAAAACTGTAGCTATAAGAGGTGATATGGATGCTCTTCCACTTCAAGAAAAAAATATTTGTGATTATTCATCAAAAATGGAAGGTAAAATGCATGCATGTGGACATGATGCTCATACTGCCATACTTTTAGGTACTGCTAAGGTTTTAAATTCTATAAAGGATAAATTAAATGGGAATATAAAATTATTATTTGAACCTGCAGAAGAGACTACTGGTGGAGCTAGAATTATGATAAAAGAAGGGGTTCTTAAAGAACCGGAAGTAGATGCTATTATAGGTCTTCATATGGAGGAAAAAATAGAAACAGGAAAGATAGGATTAAGAAGGGGAGTAGTAAATGCAGCTTCAAATCCCTTTACCATAAAAATAAAAGGAAAGGGATCCCATGGAGCTAGACCTAATAATTCTGTAGATCCTATAATTATAGCTAGTAATGTAGTGGTGGCTCTTCAAAACATAGTAAGTAGAGAATTACCTCCTACAGATCCAGGGGTGTTAACCATAGGAACTATCCATGGTGGTACAGCTCAAAATATAATACCAGAGGAGGTTGTATTATCTGGTATTATAAGAGTTATGAAAACTGAACATAGAGAATATGTTAAAAAAAGATTGGTTGAAATAGTAGATGGTATATGTAAAGCTATGAGAGGTGAATGTGAAATAGATATAGAGGAGAGTTATCCTTGCCTTTATAATAATGATGAAATGCTAAATAGTTTTATAAATTCTGCAAAGGGTGTAATAGGAGAAGATAAGATAGAGATGTTAGAAGAGCCAAGCATGGGAGTTGAAAGTTTTGCTTATTTTTCCATGGAAAAGCCTTCAATATTCTATTATTTAGGTTGTAGGAATGAAGAAAAGGGCATAGTGCATCCTGCTCATAGTAGTTTATTTGATGTGGACGAAGATTCCTTACCATTAGGAGTGGCACTTCATTGCAGGGCTGCTTTTGATATTTTAAATTCATAA
- a CDS encoding N-acetylmuramoyl-L-alanine amidase encodes MKKRLKMVEGLRELLCLCHLKEDMPGFNWSNVPVVLVEMGFSSNAKEERLLNTEEYKVKIVNGLTEGVKKAIN; translated from the coding sequence GTGAAAAAAAGATTAAAGATGGTGGAGGGGCTGAGGGAGCTTCTATGCTTGTGCCATCTAAAAGAGGATATGCCTGGGTTCAACTGGTCAAATGTTCCGGTAGTTTTAGTTGAGATGGGATTTTCGTCAAATGCTAAAGAGGAGAGGCTTTTAAATACTGAAGAATATAAAGTAAAAATAGTAAATGGTTTAACTGAAGGTGTTAAAAAAGCAATAAATTAA
- a CDS encoding RluA family pseudouridine synthase, translating to MKIVIGANEAGQRLDKFCRKWLKDVPLSAIYKAIRKGEIKVNGKKSKEKNFLEEGDIVESFNVKSKGEKKKFVRIDNNLKITYEDENMVLVEKWPGVLVHSDKKEGEPTLTDYVLSYLYDKGDYTPELEVTFTPAPCNRLDRNTSGIVIFGKNYESLKTLNEMIRDRKIEKYYSSLVKGRIKDGIYEAYISKNEDTNMSKIYNEPKPNTKKIAMEVKTIQTCGSFSFIEIELLTGRSHQLRAHLSYLGNPIIGDSKYGDKKLNSFFHNKYGLSYQYLYSYKLIFRETMGNLEYIKNKTIAETLPPIFKKIKKDVFKF from the coding sequence ATGAAAATAGTAATAGGCGCAAATGAAGCGGGGCAAAGATTAGATAAGTTTTGCAGAAAGTGGTTAAAGGATGTACCTTTGAGTGCTATATATAAAGCTATAAGAAAAGGTGAAATAAAAGTTAACGGTAAAAAATCTAAGGAAAAGAACTTCTTGGAAGAAGGAGATATAGTAGAGTCATTCAATGTGAAATCTAAGGGAGAAAAAAAGAAGTTTGTTAGAATAGATAATAATCTTAAGATTACCTATGAAGATGAAAATATGGTATTGGTAGAAAAATGGCCAGGAGTTTTAGTTCATTCAGATAAGAAAGAAGGAGAGCCTACTTTAACAGATTATGTGTTGTCTTATCTTTATGACAAAGGAGATTATACTCCAGAACTAGAGGTTACTTTTACACCAGCACCTTGCAATAGATTAGATAGAAATACTTCTGGTATAGTTATATTTGGTAAAAATTATGAATCACTAAAAACTCTAAATGAAATGATAAGAGATAGAAAAATAGAAAAATATTATTCTTCTTTAGTAAAGGGGAGAATTAAAGATGGTATTTATGAGGCTTATATATCTAAAAATGAGGATACTAATATGTCTAAAATATATAATGAACCAAAGCCTAATACTAAAAAAATAGCTATGGAGGTTAAGACTATTCAAACTTGTGGTTCCTTTTCATTTATAGAGATAGAGCTTTTAACGGGAAGAAGCCACCAACTTAGAGCTCATTTAAGTTATTTAGGAAATCCTATAATAGGAGATTCTAAATATGGAGATAAAAAATTAAATAGTTTTTTCCATAATAAGTATGGTTTAAGTTATCAATATTTATATTCCTATAAACTAATATTTAGAGAAACTATGGGAAATTTAGAATATATAAAAAATAAAACCATAGCAGAAACTTTACCACCGATTTTTAAGAAAATAAAAAAAGATGTGTTTAAGTTTTAA
- a CDS encoding putative polysaccharide biosynthesis protein: MKKQSVTKGFAILSIAGMLAKVFSLIYIPALINILTDQGYGIYMAAYQIFTFIFILTNSGIPVAISKLVSELIATENYKDALKSFRLARYMLLFLGFVMALFTVCASGFLSKRIGYPKAQLSVLALAPSILFTSVASAYRGYFQGMGNMTPTAISQVIEQLINVIFSLLFAAMFIKYGLEAGCAGGTVGTSLGALASALFLMYCHKKNGAIKVRDKSNIKDEKYSVVYLMKKIIHYGLPITLCVGMNSAGALIDVYNTKARLMVAGFNEVNATVLYGYLAKYQQFINVPIAIISSLSMAVLPVIAGAAAKGDKKQVKSNINYAFRSCFLIAIPAAVGLGFLADPIYKMLHIGGGVEIMRYGVIVLVLMAVAQIQTTILQSIGKLYAATLYSLIGICFKIFTNYLLIAQPNINIKGAIYGSAIGFLVPIILNHRMIKKSLKVKFNIITPAIKPFIAAQIMGFIIVPFHNLVSYFIEFLIKRVYIANAIGTLAAVILGVFIYAYSLILIGGIRKKDLDRMPSKLIKFIPKFAIKRIR, translated from the coding sequence ATGAAAAAGCAATCAGTAACTAAAGGATTTGCCATATTATCCATAGCTGGAATGCTGGCAAAGGTTTTTTCTTTAATTTACATACCAGCATTAATAAATATACTTACAGATCAAGGATATGGTATTTATATGGCTGCTTATCAGATTTTTACATTCATATTTATTTTAACTAATTCTGGTATACCAGTAGCCATATCTAAGCTTGTATCAGAGCTTATAGCAACAGAAAATTATAAAGATGCTCTAAAGTCTTTTAGACTTGCAAGATATATGTTGTTATTTTTAGGATTTGTAATGGCCCTGTTTACCGTTTGTGCATCAGGTTTTCTATCTAAGCGTATAGGGTACCCAAAAGCTCAATTATCAGTATTGGCTTTAGCACCATCTATTTTATTTACCTCTGTTGCTTCTGCTTATAGAGGATATTTTCAAGGTATGGGTAATATGACACCTACTGCTATATCCCAAGTTATAGAACAGCTTATAAATGTAATATTTTCCTTATTGTTTGCAGCAATGTTTATAAAATATGGATTAGAAGCAGGTTGTGCAGGTGGTACCGTTGGAACTTCCTTAGGAGCTTTAGCTTCAGCTTTGTTTTTGATGTATTGCCATAAAAAAAATGGGGCTATAAAGGTAAGGGATAAAAGTAATATAAAAGATGAAAAATATAGTGTAGTTTATTTGATGAAAAAAATTATACATTATGGATTGCCTATAACATTGTGCGTAGGTATGAATTCAGCAGGAGCTTTGATAGATGTATATAACACTAAGGCCAGACTAATGGTAGCTGGATTTAATGAAGTTAATGCCACAGTACTTTATGGATATTTAGCCAAGTATCAACAGTTTATAAATGTACCTATAGCTATAATAAGTTCATTATCTATGGCGGTACTTCCTGTTATAGCAGGGGCTGCAGCTAAAGGGGATAAAAAACAGGTTAAAAGCAACATAAATTATGCTTTTAGATCTTGTTTTTTAATTGCAATACCAGCTGCTGTAGGATTAGGATTTTTAGCAGATCCTATATATAAAATGCTTCATATAGGTGGCGGTGTAGAAATAATGAGATATGGTGTTATAGTTTTAGTTTTGATGGCTGTAGCTCAGATACAAACTACTATACTTCAAAGTATAGGGAAACTTTATGCTGCTACATTATATTCTCTGATTGGAATATGTTTTAAAATATTCACAAATTATTTATTAATAGCACAACCAAATATAAATATAAAAGGTGCTATATATGGTAGCGCTATTGGATTTTTGGTACCTATTATATTAAATCATAGAATGATTAAAAAATCTTTAAAGGTTAAATTTAATATCATAACTCCTGCTATAAAGCCCTTTATAGCTGCACAAATAATGGGATTTATAATAGTGCCTTTTCACAATTTAGTTAGTTATTTTATAGAGTTTTTAATTAAAAGAGTTTATATAGCTAATGCAATTGGAACTTTGGCAGCTGTAATACTAGGAGTATTTATATATGCTTATTCATTGATATTAATAGGTGGTATAAGAAAGAAGGATTTAGATAGAATGCCTTCTAAATTAATAAAGTTTATACCTAAGTTTGCTATAAAAAGAATAAGATAA
- the spoVB gene encoding stage V sporulation protein B, with protein sequence MLKKRSTFFKESLTLIVSNLATGVCAFTFSILISNKLGAEGMGLYGLIMPIYDLFICLINGGITAAISRNCAIYFGKNDFGNLHKTIEATLTFITIWAIIVVCFVFINSTYISTHIIKDSRSLKALRVVCPAMIFIALSAILKGYFYSISTSKVPATIDILEKGLRIVVFSIIIYYFNISSVAGTVTAAYTTLTVGELASLIFLYFFYIKNKLKYKFNYSKSEDGLQLLFNVLIVSLPLCLNSFLTTALYTLSTLIIPRRLVLCGINYKEALSLIGKFSNMALSIPLFPSIILTSICTILIPDLSESMSKGNYFAMENRIEKIIKVSLILSLSTLSICVAIPNELGFMFFNRKDLGNYIRFLSFSTPFVYVSIISYAILNGIGKQKILLKNSIIVAVEDLILLYLLTGLSFINIYGYGITLIITSLTSIVLNFEEIKKHCFIKIDLHEKLIYALCTILVYLILNLLNNIISLQNIYIRNILIIFSGFSLMFILINITNKKH encoded by the coding sequence ATGCTTAAAAAAAGAAGTACTTTTTTTAAAGAGTCCCTTACATTAATAGTTTCTAATTTAGCAACTGGGGTGTGTGCTTTTACTTTTTCTATACTTATTTCTAATAAACTTGGTGCTGAGGGTATGGGACTTTATGGACTAATTATGCCTATTTATGATTTATTCATTTGTCTTATAAATGGTGGTATAACTGCAGCTATATCTAGAAATTGTGCTATCTATTTCGGTAAGAATGATTTTGGTAATTTACATAAAACTATAGAAGCTACACTAACTTTTATTACCATATGGGCAATAATTGTGGTATGTTTTGTTTTTATTAATTCCACTTATATAAGCACTCATATAATAAAGGATAGCAGATCTCTTAAAGCTTTAAGAGTTGTGTGTCCTGCCATGATTTTTATTGCTTTATCAGCTATACTAAAAGGATATTTTTACTCTATATCAACTTCCAAAGTCCCTGCCACCATAGATATATTAGAAAAAGGACTTAGAATTGTTGTATTTTCTATTATAATTTATTACTTTAATATTTCATCAGTAGCTGGAACTGTAACCGCCGCTTATACCACTCTTACTGTTGGAGAATTAGCAAGTTTAATTTTTTTATATTTTTTTTATATAAAAAATAAATTAAAGTACAAATTTAATTATAGTAAATCTGAGGATGGGCTACAGCTTCTTTTTAATGTACTTATAGTATCATTACCACTATGCTTAAATAGTTTTTTAACCACAGCTTTATATACATTATCCACTCTTATAATACCAAGAAGATTAGTACTATGTGGTATAAATTATAAAGAGGCTTTATCATTGATAGGAAAGTTCTCAAATATGGCTTTGTCTATTCCTTTATTTCCTTCAATAATATTGACATCTATTTGTACTATATTAATACCTGATTTATCTGAAAGTATGAGCAAAGGTAACTATTTCGCTATGGAAAACAGAATAGAAAAGATTATAAAAGTCTCTTTAATATTAAGCTTAAGCACTTTATCTATTTGTGTTGCTATCCCTAATGAATTAGGATTTATGTTTTTTAATAGAAAGGATCTAGGAAATTATATAAGATTTTTATCTTTTTCTACTCCCTTTGTATATGTTTCTATTATAAGCTACGCCATTTTAAACGGTATAGGGAAACAAAAAATACTTTTAAAAAATTCAATAATTGTAGCTGTAGAAGATTTGATACTTTTATATCTGTTAACAGGTTTATCTTTTATAAATATATACGGCTATGGTATAACCTTAATAATAACCTCATTAACATCTATAGTACTAAACTTTGAAGAAATAAAAAAACATTGTTTTATAAAAATAGACCTACATGAAAAATTAATATATGCTTTATGCACAATTCTAGTATATCTTATATTAAATCTATTAAATAATATAATATCATTACAAAATATTTATATAAGAAATATTTTAATAATATTTTCTGGATTTTCTTTAATGTTTATCCTTATAAATATTACAAATAAAAAACATTAG
- a CDS encoding ferritin family protein — protein sequence MQKLFCNICGIEINERNYNLNKEAFLDKNTIDSIKFCPICGAPIKYLSEEKFIYRLEEKELNGKVLKILDHAVKLEVFNGDFYKKASELAKNEKVSKLFKALANVEYGHAMVHKNLAGIREMPKLAKINYDKYDNDSILLEMAEKREEHAVNYYNKYGKDINSKTLHIVFEALKNVEIDHIHIINEK from the coding sequence ATGCAAAAGTTGTTTTGTAACATTTGTGGTATAGAAATAAATGAAAGAAATTATAATTTAAATAAGGAAGCTTTTTTAGATAAAAATACTATTGATTCTATAAAATTTTGTCCTATATGTGGAGCCCCTATAAAATATTTAAGTGAGGAAAAATTTATATATAGGCTAGAAGAGAAAGAGTTAAATGGAAAAGTGCTTAAAATATTAGATCATGCCGTAAAATTAGAAGTATTTAATGGGGATTTTTATAAGAAAGCTTCCGAATTAGCTAAAAATGAAAAAGTATCAAAATTATTTAAGGCTTTGGCCAATGTAGAATATGGTCATGCTATGGTTCATAAAAATTTAGCAGGAATAAGAGAAATGCCTAAGCTTGCTAAAATAAATTATGATAAATATGATAATGATAGTATACTATTAGAAATGGCTGAAAAAAGAGAAGAACATGCTGTTAATTATTATAATAAATATGGTAAAGATATTAATTCAAAAACTTTACATATAGTTTTTGAGGCTTTAAAAAATGTGGAAATAGATCATATACATATAATAAATGAAAAATAG
- a CDS encoding AAA family ATPase: MLRKIESKDLLYNVELNDINIDKTQKYTPEYNSIYEKINLALDIDKPGYNLYLVDDFSKEKLDSIINFISQKLEKKSKPKDICYVVLEEERYPYSIYLKNGMGKILKEKLEDIQREYNECIYDFYNKSSNKEKEIILDSMEKKRNEIVNELIEESKQEGFEIKTGVSGFVFMPIRDGKALSESEYEDLNKEDKEEILTKVSKLKEKAEASLEILADMELQGLEELKDIMKTYFEIEMKSLKEEYRIEFEDNIQALDFLNSVCRNIEKELIENYTSNYEDDQEIIVQGIYKYKVNIIVDNTLNKNPLVIFEESPSVNNLVGSIEYENKNGVYYTDASLIKAGSLLKSNEGCLIIRANSLLTNGSAYFYLKKALINDKIDFDYNKGYLELLSLGGLKPEPINTKLKVIIIGDYETYNLLYNYDEDFKKIFKLKSEYNKIVDINSKSKEWICKKIYNICENENLKNINEEAVKEVCKYLSRKAENKNKFYFDNYEIDRLLIQADNKARVEDRDIITKEDIQFVAYEKEEVEKEVMEGYEKERIFIDIKGNKIGQVNGLSVIDLGYASFGRPIRITCCCYKGNGNIIDIQKESDLSGNIHNKAISILKGYINSIIGKYDTLPVDFHLSFEQIYGKVDGDSASVAEAIAMLSALSNIPVTQSIAVTGSINQFGQVQPIGGVNEKIEGFYDVCRYKKDIKGKGILIPKTNKENLVLNKEVEEAIRKGDFSIYTMETLEDAVKILLGERNLKFNELITEIEKEMKKYNKKSKKCRKIKL; this comes from the coding sequence ATGTTAAGAAAAATAGAGTCAAAGGATTTATTATATAATGTAGAACTTAATGATATTAATATAGATAAAACCCAAAAGTATACTCCGGAATATAATTCTATATATGAAAAGATAAATCTTGCTTTAGATATAGATAAACCAGGATACAATTTATACTTAGTAGATGATTTTTCTAAAGAAAAATTAGATAGTATAATAAATTTTATAAGTCAAAAATTAGAGAAAAAAAGTAAGCCAAAGGATATTTGCTATGTAGTTTTAGAGGAAGAAAGATATCCTTATAGTATATATTTGAAAAATGGTATGGGAAAAATATTAAAAGAAAAATTAGAAGATATTCAAAGAGAATATAATGAATGTATATATGATTTTTATAATAAATCTTCCAATAAAGAAAAAGAAATTATTTTAGACAGTATGGAGAAAAAAAGGAATGAAATAGTAAATGAACTTATAGAGGAGTCAAAACAAGAAGGGTTTGAAATAAAAACTGGTGTATCTGGATTTGTTTTTATGCCTATAAGGGATGGTAAAGCTCTAAGTGAAAGTGAATATGAGGATTTGAATAAAGAAGATAAAGAAGAGATATTAACAAAAGTATCTAAATTAAAAGAAAAGGCAGAAGCTTCTTTAGAAATATTAGCTGATATGGAGCTGCAAGGATTAGAAGAACTAAAAGATATAATGAAGACTTATTTTGAAATAGAAATGAAAAGTTTAAAAGAAGAATATAGAATTGAGTTTGAAGATAATATTCAGGCTCTAGATTTTTTAAATAGTGTTTGCAGAAATATAGAAAAGGAATTAATAGAAAATTACACTTCAAATTATGAAGATGATCAAGAAATTATAGTACAGGGTATATATAAATATAAAGTAAATATAATAGTGGATAATACTTTAAATAAGAATCCTTTAGTTATATTTGAAGAAAGTCCTTCAGTAAATAATTTAGTTGGAAGCATAGAATATGAAAATAAAAATGGAGTATATTATACAGATGCTAGTTTAATTAAAGCAGGATCACTTTTGAAATCTAATGAGGGTTGCTTAATTATAAGAGCTAATAGTTTGCTTACAAATGGCTCAGCTTATTTCTATTTAAAGAAAGCCCTTATAAATGATAAGATAGATTTTGATTATAATAAGGGATATCTAGAACTATTATCGTTAGGAGGGTTAAAACCCGAACCAATAAACACTAAATTAAAGGTAATAATTATAGGAGATTATGAAACCTATAATTTACTTTATAATTATGATGAAGATTTTAAAAAGATATTTAAATTAAAATCAGAATATAATAAGATAGTGGATATAAATAGCAAGAGTAAAGAATGGATTTGCAAAAAAATATATAATATATGTGAAAATGAAAATTTAAAAAATATAAATGAAGAGGCTGTAAAAGAAGTATGCAAATATTTATCAAGAAAAGCTGAAAATAAAAATAAATTTTATTTTGATAATTATGAGATAGATAGATTATTAATACAGGCGGATAATAAAGCTAGGGTTGAAGATAGAGACATTATAACAAAAGAAGATATACAATTTGTAGCTTATGAAAAAGAGGAAGTAGAAAAAGAAGTTATGGAAGGCTACGAAAAGGAAAGAATATTTATAGATATAAAAGGAAATAAAATTGGGCAAGTGAATGGTTTATCCGTAATAGATCTAGGATATGCAAGTTTTGGAAGACCTATTAGAATAACTTGTTGTTGTTATAAAGGTAATGGAAATATTATAGATATCCAAAAGGAAAGTGATTTAAGTGGAAATATACACAACAAAGCTATAAGTATATTAAAGGGGTATATAAACAGTATAATAGGGAAATATGATACATTACCAGTAGATTTCCATTTGAGTTTTGAACAGATATATGGAAAAGTAGATGGAGATAGTGCTTCCGTAGCAGAGGCTATAGCTATGTTATCAGCTTTAAGTAATATACCTGTAACACAAAGTATAGCAGTTACAGGATCAATAAATCAATTTGGTCAGGTTCAGCCTATAGGTGGTGTAAATGAAAAAATAGAAGGATTTTATGATGTGTGTAGATATAAAAAGGATATAAAGGGAAAAGGCATACTAATACCAAAAACAAATAAAGAAAACTTAGTTTTAAATAAAGAAGTAGAAGAGGCTATAAGAAAAGGAGATTTTAGTATTTATACTATGGAAACTCTAGAGGATGCAGTAAAAATACTTTTAGGAGAAAGGAATTTAAAATTTAATGAATTAATAACGGAGATAGAAAAAGAAATGAAAAAGTATAATAAAAAATCTAAAAAATGCAGAAAAATAAAACTATAA
- a CDS encoding M4 family metallopeptidase, giving the protein MKSKKLLATVLSAVITLSTVSAVYAAPVGKESKVEPKTTTITWEKNEQNTKKATTDITEKKFNNSGEIAKFFEKNISKFGVQKGSLKSTKTVKDEKGKTNYHMIYEVEGIPVYYGRIVFTTEKDSSMDSINGRIDTVFENGNWKNRIKLSKDDAIAKAKNNIKDGKATSNKADLYLYNFEGKPYVVYLVDLITNNGNWKVFVNAENGSIVNKFDNTPTLIDAKDQKLPNAKKIKDETKKTSNTNNITDVQGQSVKGKGKTNLDGIVDIDLTYKDGKYYLKDSNKNIYLYDLKNQVNDDDLYSYIIDYYYYGGPNYKQKLMSKSELVSNENNNFINDNQVNSVDAYVNTTKTYDYYKNKLNRNSIDNKGMNVNGFVHVGNNYNNAFWYGPYDSMFFGDGDGVRFSSLARSLDVVGHELSHGVTNKESNLAYKNESGALNESFSDIMGVAIDGKNFEIGEDCWTPNIPGDTMRDMKDPSRGNQPAHMKNYVNTSKDNGGVHTNSGIINHAAYLIADGIEKSGEKNSKDIMGKLFYTANCYKWDETTNFAKCRNDVVQVTKELYGENSKYVKIVENAFDQVGVTATPQLPL; this is encoded by the coding sequence ATGAAAAGTAAAAAATTATTAGCTACAGTGCTAAGTGCTGTAATCACTCTTTCTACTGTTTCTGCAGTTTATGCTGCGCCTGTAGGAAAAGAAAGTAAAGTTGAACCAAAAACTACAACAATAACTTGGGAAAAAAATGAACAAAATACTAAAAAAGCTACTACTGATATAACTGAAAAGAAATTTAACAATTCTGGGGAAATAGCTAAATTCTTTGAAAAAAATATATCTAAATTTGGTGTACAAAAAGGCTCTCTTAAAAGCACCAAAACTGTAAAAGACGAAAAAGGTAAAACTAATTATCATATGATTTATGAAGTAGAAGGTATACCTGTATACTATGGAAGAATTGTCTTTACAACTGAAAAAGACTCCTCCATGGATTCTATAAATGGTAGAATTGATACTGTTTTTGAAAATGGAAATTGGAAAAACAGAATTAAACTATCAAAGGATGATGCTATAGCAAAGGCTAAAAATAATATTAAAGACGGAAAAGCAACTAGTAACAAAGCTGACTTATATCTATATAATTTTGAAGGTAAACCTTATGTAGTTTATTTAGTAGATTTAATCACAAATAACGGAAATTGGAAAGTTTTTGTTAATGCAGAAAATGGATCTATAGTAAATAAATTTGATAATACTCCTACTTTAATTGATGCTAAAGACCAAAAATTACCCAATGCTAAAAAAATTAAAGATGAAACTAAAAAAACTAGTAACACAAATAATATAACTGATGTTCAAGGTCAAAGTGTTAAAGGAAAAGGAAAAACTAACTTAGATGGAATAGTAGATATTGATCTAACTTACAAAGACGGAAAATATTATTTAAAAGATAGCAATAAAAATATTTATCTATATGATTTAAAAAATCAAGTTAACGATGATGATTTATATTCCTATATTATAGATTACTATTACTATGGAGGCCCTAATTATAAGCAAAAATTAATGTCTAAATCTGAACTAGTATCTAATGAAAATAATAATTTTATAAATGACAATCAAGTTAATTCTGTGGACGCTTATGTAAATACAACTAAAACTTATGATTATTATAAAAACAAATTAAACAGAAATAGTATTGATAATAAGGGTATGAATGTTAACGGATTTGTTCACGTAGGTAACAATTATAATAACGCCTTTTGGTACGGACCATATGACAGTATGTTCTTTGGCGATGGAGATGGAGTACGCTTCTCTTCTCTTGCAAGATCTTTAGATGTTGTAGGTCATGAACTAAGCCATGGTGTAACTAACAAAGAATCTAATCTTGCTTATAAAAATGAGTCTGGCGCTTTGAACGAATCATTTTCAGATATTATGGGAGTAGCTATTGATGGTAAAAATTTTGAAATAGGTGAGGATTGCTGGACACCAAATATTCCTGGAGATACAATGAGAGATATGAAGGATCCATCTAGAGGAAATCAACCTGCTCATATGAAGAATTATGTAAATACCTCTAAAGATAATGGTGGTGTTCATACAAATTCAGGTATAATAAATCATGCAGCTTATTTAATTGCAGATGGGATAGAAAAATCCGGTGAAAAGAATAGTAAGGATATTATGGGGAAATTATTTTATACTGCTAATTGTTATAAATGGGATGAAACAACAAATTTCGCTAAATGCAGAAATGACGTAGTGCAAGTTACTAAAGAACTTTATGGTGAGAATAGCAAATATGTAAAAATTGTTGAAAATGCATTTGATCAGGTTGGTGTAACTGCTACACCTCAATTACCATTATAA